One genomic window of Choloepus didactylus isolate mChoDid1 chromosome 27, mChoDid1.pri, whole genome shotgun sequence includes the following:
- the LOC119521015 gene encoding zinc finger protein 211-like produces the protein MAAAARVAPAQVFVAAEVLLEPTQGSVTFADVAVYFSWEEWGLLDEAQKHLYHDVMLENFALVTSLDCWRGVEEEEAPSEQSVSVGVLQARTPQADQSRQKAHPWDMCGSVLKDILHSAENQGTYPGQKPYVCETCGKQFYFSRSLQQHQKQHIREKHFRSNMGRALLVNSCKLRVSEKPFTYSDVGKDFLAFLGLLQQHATFTGIKPNKGTNCVVAFHGEKSHYDYEGFKNVFSYESSFVKHEKTHPGEKPYECIECGQFFAYNSRFIQHLRIHTGARPYECSQCGKSFRQSSSLIHHRKVHTGERPFDCSECGKSFARKYELSQHQRVHTGAKPYECGECGKSFSQSSNLIQHWRVHTGERPYECSECGKSFSQSSGLIQHRRVHTGERPYECPECGKSFSRKSYLIQHRRVHTEKNS, from the exons ATGGCGGCGGCCGCGCGGGTGGCCCCGGCTCAG GTTTTTGTGGCTGCAGAAGTCCTTTTGGAACCTACACAG GGCAGTGTGACCTTTGCGGACGTGGCTGTGTACTTCTCCTGGGAGGAATGGGGTCTTCTTGATGAGGCTCAGAAACACTTGTACCatgatgtgatgctggagaacttTGCACTTGTGACCTCCCTAG ATTGTTGGCGTGGAGTAGAGGAAGAGGAGGCACCTTCAGAACAGAGTGTTTCTGTAGGAGTGTTGCAGGCTAGGACTCCCCAGGCAGATCAGTCTCgacagaaggcccacccttgggACATGTGTGGCTCTGTCTTGAAAGACATTTTGCACTCAGCTGAGAACCAGGGAACATATCCTGGGCAAAAACCGTATGTGTGTGAGACATGTGGCAAGCAATTCTATTTCAGTAGAAGCCTTCAACAGCACCAGAAGCAGCACATTAGAGAGAAACACTTCAGGAGCAACATGGGCAGGGCCTTGTTGGTGAACAGCTGCAAGTTGCGTGTGTCAGAGAAACCTTTTACCTATAGTGATGTTGGGAAGGACTTTCTGGCCTTCTTGGGACTTCTTCAGCAACATGCCACTTTCACTGgaataaaaccaaacaaaggCACCAACTGTGTGGTGGCTTTTCATGGTGAAAAAAGTCATTACGACTATGAAGGATTCAAGAACGTCTTCAGCTATGAATCTTCATTTGTTAAGCATGAGAAAACCCACCCTGGAGAAAAGCCTTATGAATGCATTGAATGTGGACAATTCTTTGCCTACAACTCCAGGTTCATTCAGCACctgagaattcatactggagcaAGGCCTTATGAATGCAGTCAATGTGGGAAATCCTTTCGCCAAAGTTCTAGCCTCATCCACCACAGGAAAGTTCATACAGGAGAAAGACCTTTTGAttgcagtgaatgtgggaaatcctttgCCCGCAAATATGAACTCAGTCAACACCAGCGAGTTCACACTGGAGCAAAGCCTTATGAATGTGgtgaatgtgggaaatcctttagcCAAAGCTCTAACCTCATTCAACACTGGAGAGTTCACACTGGGGAAAGGCCTTATGAGTGCAGCGAATGTGGAAAATCTTTTagccaaagctctggcctcattCAACATCGTAGAGttcacactggagaaagaccttatgaatgccctgaatgtgggaaatcctttagcCGTAAATCTTACCTCATTCAACACCGGAGAGTTCATactgaaaaaaattcttaa